In Candidatus Abyssobacteria bacterium SURF_5, the genomic stretch CATGTGAACGCCAAGACCGCCCGGCTGGACTGAGGCCGCGTCCGGCGGCCGAATGCGCGAAAGGTCGATCTTCTCACCGAAATCCCTGATGCTGATCTTGATCCTGTCCTCGTGCAACTCGCATTTGATCACAATGATCTCGTCGGGCTTGCCTTTATAACTATGGCGTATGATGTTTGAACAGGCTTCACCGACCGCCAGGCAGATCCTGTCGCGGTCCTTGAGGGAAAACCCGTTCAATTCCGCAAGT encodes the following:
- a CDS encoding ATP-binding protein — protein: MNQRDPEHPIQTVSLSIPSIPRFLRIVRSLIAELAELNGFSLKDRDRICLAVGEACSNIIRHSYKGKPDEIIVIKCELHEDRIKISIRDFGEKIDLSRIRPPDAASVQPGGLGVHMIRCMMDEVEYETTHEVGNEIHMTKLLSSAEHDNGG